The genomic segment CGAGAAAAGCCTTGACGTGTCGAAACGAGACGCGAATCCCGCGAAGCAGCTGTACAGACGGCCGGAGCTGGCCGCGCGAACGCCGCAGCGCCCCAGATGTACGTACGCCGCACAGCGCGAGGTCTTGGGCGCGTTCTTGGTCGCGGAGGATCTCCTCGATCAACTgttcctcttgtctccgcAAGTACCGCAGCAGCGCCTGCTGCTCCtccagcgaagagagacccGACCCGTGCTCCTCGGACTCCCCCGCCGAGTCTGCCCCCCCacagtctcctctcctgtctcccgtgtctcttctttcggcTGCGGCTCcggcgctctctctgtctcggccGAGTTTCTGCTCGCGAATCAAGGAGAGGagctgccgctgctgctgaCGATTCTGTCGCAGTTTCtgctgtctgcgtcgtcggCCGTGGTCGACTTTCCTCGCGAGTCTCGCGAGcgccctctcttcctcgcgttcgCTCACGAGCAActcctcctcgcctgcggcgcccctctccctcctccccGTCTGCGCGCCCAGCAgggtctcttcttttcctcgtcgaAAGGCATCGTAGGCCGCGGCGTTTCGCTGCAGCCTCTGCCAGCAACTCGGCTTCGGCAACTCCTCGCCTGGGAGGCCGGTCTCCGTGTCGGTCacgtcttctccgctctcgtACATGCACCGGCGCAGCGCGGCGACGAGTAGCTGGTGCGACACCCACCGGCGCTGCTTGCCCTTCCCGATGCGGCGTCTGCCCCCGCCCTCTCGGCGAATCTTTCGCGAAGAACTCCCGGAAAAGACACTCACgccagagaaagcagaaggaTGCGCACAAGCAGCCGGAGGATAGGCAGAAGACAGCGGAtaagaggaggaagaggggggacaagaaggcgacggatacgcagaggaagagggatacgaagaggagaagggatACAGAGGAGACTCAGAACACGGAGCttggaaagacgaagaagtggagagagacggtaccgcaggagacgagagagaggaattTGCAGAGAGGGTGCCGGGGAAGTTGTTCGCCATGAGTCGAGGCGCAGGACTTTTTTTTAGCACAGAAAGAGTCGCGCCAATTCGCCGCTGcttcggagacagacactGAAAAGCGAGAGCTTCCACGGGGTCGTCGTACCAGCTGACTCGGCGCGTATGGACCCCAAGAGCCTCCCCAGTTGTCTCCGCACTCGGCTCTCTCTGTGAACGTCCGAAAGgcgctgccttcttcggaATCGAGGAGTTCAGCGAGCCCGCAGATCGCCAGTCTTCTCCCCCGTCCGCGGTCTCCTCTGGGCGCCGGATGCGCGGGAGCGAGCGTGGAGAGTCGCTCGAGTCGTTCGGCTCTGCACCGAAacatctcttttctt from the Toxoplasma gondii ME49 chromosome IX, whole genome shotgun sequence genome contains:
- a CDS encoding hypothetical protein (encoded by transcript TGME49_265400), giving the protein MATCGEDGERGVSPLRASRFPFSGGTSSSPREEKRCFGAEPNDSSDSPRSLPRIRRPEETADGGEDWRSAGSLNSSIPKKAAPFGRSQREPSAETTGEALGVHTRRVSWYDDPVEALAFQCLSPKQRRIGATLSVLKKSPAPRLMANNFPGTLSANSSLSSPAVPSLSTSSSFQAPCSESPLYPFSSSYPSSSAYPSPSCPPSSSSYPLSSAYPPAACAHPSAFSGVSVFSGSSSRKIRREGGGRRRIGKGKQRRWVSHQLLVAALRRCMYESGEDVTDTETGLPGEELPKPSCWQRLQRNAAAYDAFRRGKEETLLGAQTGRRERGAAGEEELLVSEREEERALARLARKVDHGRRRRQQKLRQNRQQQRQLLSLIREQKLGRDRESAGAAAERRDTGDRRGDCGGADSAGESEEHGSGLSSLEEQQALLRYLRRQEEQLIEEILRDQERAQDLALCGVRTSGALRRSRGQLRPSVQLLRGIRVSFRHVKAFLADSVHHQNFLRCFERQLLRVWPLLGWTDTPEAALQCGKEPCEEARKGGCEEGHERCKREVAAECCESNLAVRPLGEVEQNAEKTDGENEAEEGREQTREEGEEKEEATQETAKLSELGGVRVAMFRVRKGPAAADGNYLSEIGVGELTSCEEQTLHEFLKGRHSCQFLGENAELDLDENDNSACPPSPPDAPASCLDTASEDADTRKEKSSSSAPAPPRTRRDSVFVVWGLDGLQRKLLHGCVALVDDVVSCSVQVESEREQAAANAAFQRRETAKKKRRDEKAVIVLLRGSRGQRDTCLSGPPLFSPANEFLAALGVPSRRRKLSKA